Proteins encoded by one window of Bauldia sp.:
- a CDS encoding FadR/GntR family transcriptional regulator produces the protein MSERRLYPSGGIHGQVAHAIGGRIVSGEIAEGALLPREAQLAEQFAVSRQAVREALKVLAAKGLVQSRRRSGTTVLPRKSWNLLDPDVLAWHLPARLPPRLLTDLIELRRLIEPAAAEYAAKRGDAAAIAAIGAALDAMRTAVGDAELFRRADADFHVAVFAASGNELIDRLSDILGPLLRASFFMQDVARGMQIAEDVIPAHQAIFEAITRRDHSEARREMELLISDASREVQAIAARTAGQR, from the coding sequence TTGAGCGAAAGACGTCTCTATCCGTCCGGGGGAATACACGGACAAGTTGCACATGCCATTGGCGGCCGGATCGTTTCCGGCGAGATCGCCGAAGGCGCATTGCTGCCGCGTGAGGCGCAGCTCGCCGAGCAGTTCGCGGTCAGCCGCCAGGCGGTACGCGAGGCGCTGAAGGTGCTGGCCGCGAAAGGGCTGGTGCAATCGCGCCGGCGCAGCGGCACGACCGTGCTGCCGCGCAAGTCATGGAACCTGCTCGATCCCGATGTCCTCGCCTGGCACCTGCCGGCGCGTCTGCCGCCGCGCCTGCTCACCGACCTGATCGAACTGCGCCGCCTGATCGAGCCGGCCGCCGCCGAGTATGCCGCCAAACGCGGCGACGCGGCGGCCATCGCCGCGATCGGCGCTGCCCTCGACGCGATGCGCACGGCCGTGGGCGACGCCGAATTGTTTCGCCGCGCCGACGCCGATTTTCACGTCGCCGTCTTTGCGGCGAGCGGCAACGAGCTGATTGACCGCCTGAGCGATATTCTCGGGCCGCTGCTGCGGGCGAGCTTCTTCATGCAGGATGTGGCGCGTGGGATGCAGATCGCCGAGGACGTGATCCCCGCGCATCAGGCGATCTTCGAGGCCATCACGCGCCGCGATCATTCCGAGGCGCGCCGCGAGATGGAGCTTTTGATCTCGGATGCCTCGCGCGAGGTGCAGGCGATCGCCGCACGCACCGCCGGCCAGCGCTAG
- a CDS encoding bifunctional heptose 7-phosphate kinase/heptose 1-phosphate adenyltransferase — MDASLIDRLADADVLVVGDVLLDRFIDGKVTRISREAPVPVLKFGRSQAHPGGACNVAANILATGGAVTLVGLIGDDAAGAELLALCRNFERMTPRLITDGQRQTTVKTRYLSGWQQLLCIDSEDSAPAAHEVRDTLITAALRAMPAAKAVVLSDYGRGALDDTGIRGLIAAARKEGRPVVVDPRRSDPAVFAGATLITPNIEEMIAFSGIRADSDDAAVAACRKVLDMVAIDAILVTRGAGGMTLVKRDGTPPLHVPAETHRVFDVTGAGDTVVAMIASALASGAPLADAVRLANTAAGIVVAKPGTATALPQELRQALGAARGDGVTERSEAAEHVRLWQSLGLKVGFTNGVFDLLHKGHLHSLEQAKRRVDRLVVGVNADASVKRLKGPERPVQDESARAAILAALRTVDLVVIFAEDTPEQLIQALKPDLLFKGADYTGQDIPGAAFVRANGGAVEFLPLLPGHSTTGTVAKVRGD, encoded by the coding sequence ATGGACGCCAGCCTGATCGACCGCCTCGCCGACGCCGACGTGCTGGTCGTCGGCGACGTGCTGCTCGACCGGTTCATCGACGGCAAGGTGACGCGCATCTCGCGCGAGGCGCCGGTGCCGGTGCTGAAGTTCGGGCGCTCCCAGGCGCATCCGGGCGGCGCCTGCAACGTCGCCGCCAATATCCTCGCCACCGGCGGCGCGGTGACGCTGGTCGGTCTCATCGGAGACGATGCGGCCGGCGCCGAGCTGCTCGCGCTCTGCCGCAACTTCGAGCGCATGACGCCGCGGCTGATCACCGACGGCCAGCGCCAGACGACGGTCAAGACGCGCTACCTCAGCGGCTGGCAGCAGTTGCTGTGCATCGATTCGGAGGATAGTGCGCCGGCCGCGCACGAGGTGCGCGATACGCTGATCACGGCGGCGCTCCGCGCCATGCCTGCGGCGAAAGCGGTGGTGCTCTCCGACTACGGCCGCGGCGCGCTCGACGATACCGGCATCCGCGGACTGATCGCGGCGGCGCGGAAGGAAGGCAGGCCGGTGGTCGTCGACCCGCGCCGCTCTGATCCCGCCGTGTTCGCCGGCGCGACGCTGATCACGCCGAACATCGAGGAGATGATCGCCTTCAGCGGCATCCGCGCCGACAGCGACGACGCCGCCGTCGCCGCCTGCCGCAAGGTGCTCGACATGGTCGCCATCGACGCGATCCTGGTGACGCGTGGCGCCGGCGGCATGACGCTGGTGAAGCGCGACGGGACGCCGCCGCTGCACGTGCCGGCCGAGACGCACCGCGTTTTCGACGTGACGGGCGCCGGCGATACGGTGGTGGCGATGATCGCCTCGGCATTGGCCTCCGGCGCGCCGCTCGCCGATGCGGTGCGGCTGGCCAACACCGCCGCCGGCATCGTGGTGGCGAAGCCCGGCACGGCGACGGCGCTGCCGCAGGAGTTGCGGCAGGCGCTGGGTGCGGCACGCGGCGACGGCGTGACCGAGCGCAGCGAGGCGGCCGAGCATGTCCGGCTGTGGCAGAGTCTCGGGCTCAAGGTGGGCTTCACCAACGGCGTCTTCGACCTGCTGCACAAAGGGCACCTCCATTCGCTGGAGCAGGCCAAGCGGCGGGTCGACCGGCTGGTGGTCGGCGTCAACGCCGACGCCTCGGTCAAGCGGCTCAAGGGACCCGAGCGGCCGGTGCAGGACGAGAGCGCGCGGGCGGCGATCCTGGCGGCGCTGCGCACGGTCGATCTGGTCGTGATCTTCGCCGAGGACACGCCGGAGCAATTGATCCAGGCGCTGAAGCCGGATCTCCTGTTCAAGGGCGCGGACTACACCGGGCAGGATATCCCCGGCGCGGCGTTCGTCAGGGCAAACGGCGGCGCCGTCGAGTTCCTGCCGCTTCTGCCCGGCCACAGCACGACCGGCACCGTCGCGAAAGTGCGCGGCGACTAG